TGGTGGTCCGAATGATGTAGCTGGAATGGATACTCCCTTCCCAACCATGCACCAAAATCACAATGCCTTTCGGACTTGGAACGTCATGAATCCTTGCAAGGAGTGTGACTCCTTTTTTTGTTCTGACCGATCTCCACTCTCCTTCGAGATTTTTCCCATACGATTTGTCTGCCTTTGACTTAAAGGAAGCCATAAAGGACTGCACCATGGGGCCTGAAAAAAAAGGGATTGGTTTGAATAAACTCATTTTGGTTAGTTCCTAATCTGAAACGAAACTGTTATTTTTCAATAAATTAACAAAACCCCATCCTCATGGATGACTCTTTCCATTGACAAAGGCTTCTCAATGGTTACAATTCCAACATGAGATTCTTAACCATTTCACTTCTTCTTTTTCTCTTCAATTGCCACACTTATACCCCTTGGAAATCCGGATGGAAACAAAAAGATGGATCCGAAGTATTTTATGCAGCAGTCTCTGCAAAAGCGAGTGAACAAGCGATTGAATCTGGTAGTTTAGCAATGCGAAGAACCACTTGCGTAAACGCAACAAACCTTCTTTCCACTTCACCTAAACTAACAAGCATTTTGTTAGAGAATGAATCCGTAGAGCTCTCAGAAACAGAAATCAAAGACTTGGGGCGCCTGATCGCTTCTCACAAAATCAAACCCAAACAAGATTCTTGCCAATCGGAAGAAGGAGGTTTTTTTCTCCCAAGCCCAGCATGGGAAAATTGCCAATGTTTGTACCTCATTGAATACCCAGGTGGCAGATCCCAATTCCGCCAAGACATCACCCAAGTCAAATAACCTCTAAGATTTCGGGGTGGCAAGCCAACGTTCCCAATAGCGTTGTTGTAACCCCGTTAGTTCTTCCGGACTTTTCAGTTTGGCAAGGGACAACCTAGTTGAATCAGACATTGTCTCTGCCATCCACCGTTTGAACTCTCGCCACTTTTCTTCAGCCGATGGTTCTCGTTTCATATGTATATGGTTTTGTTTTTGTACTGTATGATAAGAGGTCGTACTCCGAACCAATTCTGCCTTGGATGCGTTTCCAACACTCTCCCCTACTCGCTTCGCACCCTGATCCAATTGATTCAGCCTTGGACTATCTTCCGAACCTTTCATTTCTTGCAATACGGGTTTTAAAAATCGTTTCCTACCATCAAAGCGAGTTTGCACAAGGAGGCCTTTCGCTTTCAACTGCGAGACCAACCTAGAAATTGTATCCGCTTTCAAATGCAGTATCTTTGCAAAATACTCATTGGATGCATAACAACCTTCCTTTGCATCCAATGATACAATTTCAGCATACAATCGAATTTGATTCGGATTTAAATCCAAATCATACATCCATTGTGCTACCCAAACTCCCGTTCTCTCTTTCCCTTTCATCCTTCCTCTCTTATCCAACAGAGACCTTCGGTGCCCAAAAAACAAAATGTTCTTTGGATTTTTCCGTTACGAAGAAAGCAAAGCTATCGCAACGGTTGATTCATTCGGAAGTTTTTTAAAAACGTCCATGTTTGGAATTCATAGGAATCCCAGGTGATGTATGTTGCGGTATATTGTGGAAGACCGCACAAGAGTATGAGGACACTCGCCCCTACTCTCTTGCTTCTAATCACCAGAATGGATTTTTTTGTCAAGCCTAATGCGACATAATATCTATATGCCAAATCTCTCAAATTTCAGACTCTTTGGTAACGAACTTGATTTTGAATAGGGGAGGGAAGAGAGTCTTTCTGGACTGCTTCCACACAATCCAGAAAGTTTACATCACCCAGTGAAAGGGTTGAGATAATCTTAAAACTGATCCAAAATAGTACAAGAATTTTTCTATTCCCATCCTCATTTTTTCTCTTTCTTTGGGCGCATCGAATCTTCCC
This is a stretch of genomic DNA from Leptospira ellinghausenii. It encodes these proteins:
- a CDS encoding helix-turn-helix domain-containing protein, whose protein sequence is MKGKERTGVWVAQWMYDLDLNPNQIRLYAEIVSLDAKEGCYASNEYFAKILHLKADTISRLVSQLKAKGLLVQTRFDGRKRFLKPVLQEMKGSEDSPRLNQLDQGAKRVGESVGNASKAELVRSTTSYHTVQKQNHIHMKREPSAEEKWREFKRWMAETMSDSTRLSLAKLKSPEELTGLQQRYWERWLATPKS